One genomic segment of Longimicrobiaceae bacterium includes these proteins:
- a CDS encoding isoprenyl transferase produces the protein MPSDRLAQIRISGDVPRHVAIIMDGNGRWAKARGRPREFGHRAGMVAVREVVEGCIEAGIPVLTLYAFSQENWKRPRGEVRALMSLLELYVRKEARELRARGVEVRALGRLERLSPRTRAALAGIIESTAGGPNLQLNLAISYGGRAEIADAARALAERVARGTLVPEEIDEALVGDHLYTAGTPDPDLLIRTSGEQRISNFMLWQLAYTELHISPILWPDFKREDLFAAVLDYQRRERRFGGVVAG, from the coding sequence ATGCCCTCCGACCGGCTCGCGCAGATCAGGATCAGCGGCGACGTACCCCGGCACGTCGCGATCATCATGGACGGCAACGGCCGCTGGGCGAAGGCCCGCGGCCGGCCTCGCGAGTTCGGTCACCGCGCAGGAATGGTCGCCGTGCGGGAGGTGGTGGAAGGGTGCATCGAGGCTGGGATCCCCGTGCTTACCCTCTACGCTTTCTCCCAGGAGAACTGGAAGCGACCCCGAGGAGAGGTTCGGGCACTGATGAGCCTGCTGGAGCTGTACGTGCGGAAGGAAGCACGTGAGCTGCGGGCGCGAGGGGTGGAGGTGCGAGCGTTGGGGCGCCTGGAGCGACTCAGTCCGCGCACGCGCGCCGCGCTGGCGGGAATCATCGAGAGCACGGCTGGCGGTCCGAACCTGCAGCTCAACCTCGCCATCAGCTACGGCGGGCGGGCGGAGATCGCTGACGCTGCCCGGGCACTGGCGGAGCGCGTCGCTCGCGGCACCCTGGTGCCCGAGGAGATCGACGAGGCGCTGGTTGGCGACCACCTCTATACCGCGGGAACGCCCGATCCCGACCTGCTCATCCGCACTTCCGGCGAGCAGCGCATCTCGAATTTCATGCTGTGGCAGCTCGCCTATACGGAGCTGCACATCAGCCCCATTCTCTGGCCCGATTTCAAGCGGGAGGACCTGTTCGCGGCGGTGCTGGACTACCAGCGTCGCGAGCGTCGGTTCGGCGGCGTCGTCGCCGGCTGA
- the frr gene encoding ribosome recycling factor — translation MPSLQEAKRRMESAVEAVRREFASVRTGKATPALLDTVRVEAYGSHVPLNQVATVSAPEPRLLVIQPWDRGMIGPIEKAIQTSDLGLNPSNDGKVIRVPIPPLTEERRKEYVRLLHKMTEEGRVAVRQARKDANDDIKRRQKDGELSEDDARREQDEVQKLTDRYIHQLEEILKHKEAEVMEV, via the coding sequence ATGCCCAGCCTGCAAGAAGCCAAGCGTCGAATGGAGAGCGCCGTCGAAGCGGTGCGGCGCGAGTTCGCGTCCGTCCGAACCGGCAAAGCCACGCCTGCGCTGCTCGATACGGTGCGCGTGGAAGCGTACGGCTCGCACGTGCCACTGAATCAGGTGGCGACCGTGAGCGCACCCGAGCCGCGGCTGCTGGTCATCCAGCCGTGGGACCGCGGGATGATCGGGCCGATCGAAAAGGCGATTCAGACCTCCGATCTGGGACTCAATCCGTCCAACGACGGTAAGGTCATCCGGGTGCCCATTCCGCCCCTCACCGAAGAGCGGCGTAAGGAGTACGTGCGGCTCCTCCACAAGATGACGGAAGAGGGACGCGTCGCCGTACGGCAGGCGCGCAAGGATGCCAACGACGACATCAAGCGGCGGCAGAAGGACGGCGAGCTCTCGGAAGACGACGCTCGCCGCGAGCAGGACGAGGTGCAGAAGTTGACGGATCGCTACATCCACCAGTTGGAGGAGATCCTGAAGCACAAGGAAGCCGAGGTCATGGAGGTCTGA
- the pyrH gene encoding UMP kinase, producing the protein MAAEPGRDLVYRRLLLKLSGEALAGEQGFGISPPVIDKITEEIKQLHEMGVALGLVIGGGNIVRGTIASQQGMDRVSADYMGMLATIINALAIQDVLERKGVETRVLTAIRMEQLAEPYIRRRALRHLEKGRVVIFAGGTGNPYFSTDTAAVLRGIEMEADVIIKATKVEGVYTADPVKDPSAEFIPEISFRDVMARDLQVMDASAISLCKENEIPIIILNLMEPGLVARAISGERVGTLIRP; encoded by the coding sequence ATGGCTGCCGAGCCCGGACGGGATCTCGTCTATCGCCGCCTCCTGCTGAAGCTCTCCGGCGAGGCGCTCGCCGGAGAGCAGGGGTTTGGCATTTCACCTCCCGTCATCGACAAGATCACCGAAGAGATCAAGCAACTCCACGAGATGGGGGTGGCCCTGGGGCTGGTGATCGGGGGTGGGAATATCGTCCGCGGCACCATCGCGAGCCAGCAGGGGATGGATCGCGTCTCGGCCGACTACATGGGGATGCTGGCGACGATCATCAACGCCCTCGCGATACAGGACGTCCTGGAGCGCAAAGGGGTGGAGACGCGGGTGCTCACCGCCATCCGCATGGAGCAGCTCGCCGAGCCCTATATTCGTCGCCGAGCGCTGCGTCACCTGGAAAAGGGACGGGTGGTGATCTTCGCCGGCGGAACCGGCAACCCCTACTTCTCTACCGATACCGCCGCCGTGCTGCGCGGGATCGAGATGGAGGCCGACGTCATCATCAAGGCGACCAAGGTGGAGGGGGTCTATACCGCCGACCCGGTGAAGGACCCATCGGCTGAGTTCATCCCGGAGATCTCCTTCAGAGATGTCATGGCTCGCGACCTCCAGGTGATGGATGCTTCCGCGATCTCATTGTGTAAGGAGAACGAGATCCCGATCATCATCCTGAACTTGATGGAGCCCGGCCTGGTGGCCCGCGCGATCAGCGGCGAGCGGGTCGGGACGCTGATTCGTCCCTGA
- the tsf gene encoding translation elongation factor Ts has translation MAITAQDVKELRERTGAGMMECKAALTEAGGDMEKAIDILRAKGAAKAAKRSAREATEGAVGSYIHMGGKIGVLVEVNCETDFVARNDEFQQLVRDVAMHIAASNPVAVRREDISPEIVERERAVYREQMKESGKPEHIWDKIIEGKLDKFFQESALLEQPFVKNPDITVGELVTQASARTGENIVVRRFARFALGE, from the coding sequence ATGGCCATTACTGCACAGGACGTCAAGGAACTTCGCGAGCGCACCGGCGCCGGGATGATGGAGTGCAAGGCGGCGCTCACGGAGGCCGGCGGCGACATGGAGAAGGCGATCGACATCCTGCGCGCCAAGGGCGCGGCCAAGGCGGCCAAGCGCTCCGCCCGAGAGGCGACCGAGGGTGCCGTCGGCAGCTACATCCACATGGGCGGCAAGATCGGCGTCCTGGTGGAGGTCAACTGCGAGACCGACTTCGTCGCTCGCAATGATGAGTTCCAGCAGCTGGTCCGCGACGTGGCCATGCACATTGCCGCCAGCAACCCGGTGGCGGTGCGGCGCGAGGACATCTCCCCCGAGATCGTCGAGCGGGAGCGGGCGGTCTATCGCGAGCAGATGAAGGAGTCGGGAAAGCCCGAGCACATCTGGGACAAGATCATCGAAGGGAAGCTCGACAAGTTCTTCCAGGAGTCGGCTCTGCTGGAGCAGCCCTTCGTCAAGAACCCTGACATCACCGTGGGCGAGCTGGTCACGCAGGCCTCCGCGCGGACCGGGGAGAACATCGTCGTCCGCCGGTTCGCCCGCTTCGCTCTCGGCGAGTAA
- the rpsB gene encoding 30S ribosomal protein S2 produces MSTVPEIQELLEAGVHFGHQTSRWNPKMRKFIFAERNGIYIIDLRKTQRQIELAQELARQVISRGERILFVCTKKQLRPVIQSEAERSNSFHVTERWLGGMLTNFSTIKKQIRRLRELERGQEEGAFDFYTKKERLMLDREREKLDKYLSGVKDMARLPGAIFVVDAKKERIAVSEANKLGIPVIAIADTNADPDLITVPIAGNDDAIRSVSVISKAIADAIIEARAALPAEERRRAEEVEATSYSTETGETAPVDDDRRGQRRRPRRKRRPKPEVIANLRGGTEEEGEEE; encoded by the coding sequence ATGTCGACTGTCCCCGAGATCCAGGAGCTCCTGGAAGCCGGTGTCCATTTCGGCCACCAGACCAGCCGCTGGAACCCGAAGATGCGCAAATTCATCTTCGCGGAGCGCAACGGCATCTACATCATCGACCTGCGCAAGACCCAGCGGCAGATCGAGCTGGCCCAGGAGCTCGCCCGGCAGGTCATCTCCCGTGGGGAGCGGATTCTCTTCGTCTGCACCAAGAAGCAGCTTCGCCCGGTGATCCAGAGCGAGGCCGAGCGCTCGAACTCGTTCCACGTCACCGAGCGCTGGCTCGGGGGGATGCTGACCAACTTCTCCACCATCAAGAAGCAGATCCGCCGGCTGCGCGAGCTCGAGCGCGGTCAGGAGGAGGGCGCCTTCGACTTCTACACGAAGAAGGAGCGCCTCATGCTCGACCGCGAGCGGGAGAAGCTGGACAAGTACCTCTCGGGGGTGAAGGATATGGCGCGCCTCCCCGGCGCGATCTTCGTCGTTGACGCCAAAAAGGAGCGCATCGCCGTCAGCGAGGCGAACAAGCTGGGAATTCCGGTCATCGCCATCGCGGACACCAATGCCGACCCGGATCTGATCACGGTGCCGATCGCCGGCAACGACGACGCCATCCGCTCCGTCAGCGTGATCAGCAAGGCGATCGCTGACGCGATCATCGAGGCGCGCGCCGCGCTGCCCGCGGAGGAGCGTCGCCGGGCGGAGGAGGTCGAAGCGACCTCGTACTCCACCGAGACCGGCGAGACCGCTCCCGTGGACGACGATCGTCGCGGCCAGCGGCGCCGGCCCCGCCGCAAGCGTCGGCCGAAGCCGGAGGTCATCGCCAACCTGCGTGGCGGAACGGAGGAAGAGGGCGAAGAGGAGTAG
- the rpsI gene encoding 30S ribosomal protein S9: MARRRSADGAGAQGEQYHGLGRRKSSVARVFLRPGEGRWTVNGRSLEEYFPRAVLRQSIVLPLTVTETQDRFDVKVNVRGGGQRGQADAVRLGLARALLKVDEDFRSRLRSQELLTRDPREVERKKPGRPKARKRFQFSKR, translated from the coding sequence GTGGCGCGTCGTCGCAGCGCCGATGGCGCGGGCGCGCAGGGCGAGCAGTACCACGGCCTCGGCCGTCGTAAGAGCTCGGTCGCGCGCGTCTTCCTGCGTCCAGGCGAGGGGCGCTGGACGGTCAATGGTCGCAGCCTGGAGGAGTATTTCCCGCGCGCAGTGCTCCGGCAGTCCATCGTGCTCCCCCTTACCGTTACCGAGACGCAGGACCGCTTCGACGTGAAGGTGAACGTGCGCGGCGGTGGGCAGCGCGGACAGGCGGACGCGGTTCGCCTCGGCCTCGCCCGGGCCCTGCTGAAGGTCGACGAGGACTTCCGCTCGCGCCTGCGCAGCCAGGAGCTCCTCACCCGCGACCCGCGCGAGGTGGAGCGCAAGAAGCCGGGCCGCCCCAAGGCGCGCAAGCGGTTCCAGTTCTCGAAGCGGTAA
- the rplM gene encoding 50S ribosomal protein L13: protein MKTYSVKAGEIERKWYVVDARGKVLGRLASEVARILRGKHKPIYSPHLDTGDFVVVINAEAIEVTGRKADQKTYFRHSGYMGGEKHIPYRQMHEKHPERVIELAVKGMLPKNALGRQMRRKLRVYAGSEHPHQGQNPEPLTF, encoded by the coding sequence ATGAAGACTTACTCCGTGAAGGCCGGGGAAATCGAGCGGAAGTGGTACGTGGTGGATGCCCGGGGGAAGGTTCTCGGGCGCCTCGCCTCGGAGGTGGCCCGCATTCTCCGGGGGAAGCACAAGCCGATCTACTCGCCGCACCTGGACACGGGTGACTTCGTGGTGGTGATCAACGCCGAGGCGATCGAGGTCACGGGCCGCAAGGCGGACCAGAAGACGTACTTCCGCCACTCCGGGTACATGGGCGGCGAGAAGCACATCCCCTACCGCCAGATGCACGAGAAGCATCCGGAGCGTGTCATCGAGCTCGCGGTGAAGGGAATGCTTCCGAAGAACGCGCTGGGCCGGCAGATGCGGCGCAAGCTGCGCGTCTACGCGGGCTCGGAGCATCCGCATCAGGGGCAGAACCCCGAACCTCTCACTTTCTGA
- a CDS encoding RNA polymerase sigma factor RpoD/SigA gives MRKISVESESLDQYLREISAYPLIDREQEADLARRIRRNEAGALERLVRSNLRFVVSVAKRYQNQGVSLADLINEGNIGLMRAAQKFDETKGIKFISYAVWWIRQAILQALAEQSRIVRVPLSRAGTLHRIGKRSSSLTQELGREPTLEEIAEELDLSEEEIKHTLAMAQTHLSLDAPLVPGEDGQLLDYVSDQFSPGPDEELYTEALQRSIEDALNTLSEREAKVLRLYFGLGDTEPLTLEQIGERFGITRERVRQIKERALARLRHQSRARFLETFLQ, from the coding sequence ATGCGGAAGATTTCCGTCGAGTCCGAGTCGCTGGACCAGTACCTCCGAGAGATCAGTGCCTATCCCCTCATCGATCGCGAACAAGAAGCCGACCTTGCTCGCCGTATCAGGCGCAACGAGGCCGGCGCGCTGGAACGGCTGGTCCGCTCCAACCTCCGCTTCGTCGTGTCGGTGGCGAAGCGGTATCAGAACCAGGGTGTCTCGCTGGCGGACCTCATCAACGAGGGGAACATCGGGTTGATGCGGGCCGCGCAGAAGTTCGACGAGACCAAGGGGATCAAGTTCATCTCCTACGCGGTGTGGTGGATCCGCCAGGCGATCCTGCAGGCCCTCGCGGAGCAGTCGCGCATCGTGCGGGTGCCCCTGAGCCGGGCCGGAACGCTGCACCGGATCGGCAAGCGCTCCTCCTCGCTCACCCAGGAGCTCGGTCGCGAGCCGACACTGGAGGAGATTGCCGAGGAGCTCGACCTCTCCGAGGAGGAGATCAAGCACACCCTGGCGATGGCGCAGACGCACCTGTCGCTGGATGCGCCGCTGGTTCCGGGCGAGGATGGGCAGCTCCTCGACTACGTATCCGACCAGTTCTCCCCCGGCCCCGACGAGGAGCTGTACACCGAGGCGCTGCAGCGCTCCATCGAGGATGCCCTGAACACCCTCAGCGAGCGGGAAGCCAAGGTCCTGCGGCTCTACTTCGGCCTGGGCGACACCGAGCCGCTCACGCTCGAGCAGATCGGCGAGCGCTTCGGCATCACCCGCGAGCGCGTGCGCCAGATCAAGGAGCGGGCGCTGGCGAGGCTGCGGCATCAGTCGCGAGCGAGGTTCCTCGAGACTTTCCTCCAGTAG
- the lepB gene encoding signal peptidase I — translation MSRDDRLSSEGPQYDPESGGEVDEVPARRIPAELYQRERLRTARESRGTMSRGRWMWEGIKAVSTAILLFLIIRTFIVEAFKIPTGSMENTLLVGDFLLVNKAAYGAEIPITGTRIPGYTEPKRQDVVVFLPPHDPTKNYVKRIVGLPGDTLEMRDKVLFVNGEPLIEPYVRHRDPFTDPADARMRWQADYLVEGKVRRKDYRPTRDNWGPIVVPPGKYFALGDNRDHSEDSRYWGFLSAESIRGRPMFVYYSFARDPLHPLSWLTDIRWARIGEPIH, via the coding sequence ATGAGCCGTGACGACCGTCTCTCCTCCGAGGGGCCCCAGTACGATCCGGAGTCGGGTGGCGAAGTTGATGAGGTTCCTGCCCGCCGCATTCCCGCCGAACTCTACCAGCGCGAGCGGTTGCGCACCGCCCGGGAGAGCCGGGGAACGATGTCGCGTGGGCGCTGGATGTGGGAGGGCATAAAGGCGGTCAGCACCGCGATTCTGCTGTTCCTCATCATCCGCACCTTCATCGTCGAGGCGTTCAAGATCCCCACTGGCTCCATGGAGAACACCCTTCTGGTGGGTGATTTCCTGCTGGTCAACAAGGCGGCCTACGGGGCGGAGATCCCGATCACCGGCACGCGAATTCCAGGGTACACCGAGCCGAAGCGGCAGGACGTGGTGGTTTTCCTGCCCCCTCACGATCCGACCAAGAACTACGTCAAGCGAATCGTGGGGCTGCCGGGAGACACGCTGGAGATGCGGGACAAGGTCCTGTTCGTGAACGGGGAGCCGCTGATCGAGCCGTACGTGCGTCATCGCGATCCCTTCACGGACCCGGCGGACGCGCGGATGCGCTGGCAGGCCGACTACCTCGTCGAGGGCAAGGTTCGTCGTAAGGACTATCGGCCCACGCGAGACAACTGGGGACCGATCGTGGTCCCTCCGGGGAAGTACTTCGCCCTGGGGGACAACCGGGATCACTCGGAGGATTCCCGCTACTGGGGGTTCCTGAGCGCGGAGTCGATCCGGGGCCGCCCGATGTTCGTCTACTACTCGTTTGCGCGTGACCCTCTGCATCCGTTGTCGTGGCTCACGGACATCCGCTGGGCCCGCATCGGGGAGCCGATCCATTGA
- a CDS encoding aldehyde dehydrogenase family protein, with product MMLQAQPTAPTNSPPTFKNFIAGSWVEPATGEYFENRNPARWSEVIGLWPRSGAEDVERAVEAAREGFERWSRTPAPERGAVLKRVGDLLVERKEEIARAATREMGKVLLETRGDVQEGIDTAYYASTEGRRLFGRTVPSELRDKWALSYRRPIGVAGLITPFNFPLAIPTWKMFPALLCGNAVILKPAEDVPHTCTLLVQILEEAGIPPGVVNLVHGFGEEVGAAIVSHPGIPVISFTGSTETGRAIGRVCGEMHKRLSLEMGGKNAQIVLADADMDLALDGVLWGAFGTTGQRCTATSRLILQDEIHDSFLERLIDRARTLRLGDGLLPEVEVGPLIHEEALRKVERYVEIGREEAELVMGGERASGDGLDDGWFFQPTIFVDVRPGSRLATEEIFGPVLSVIRVRDLDEAIRVNNEVRYGLSSSIYTRDVRSAFRALEELDNGITYVNAPTIGAEAHLPFGGVKETGNGHREGGWEVYEFYSETKVCYVDFSGKLQRAQIDNYASSPY from the coding sequence ATGATGCTCCAAGCGCAACCGACCGCCCCGACCAATTCTCCACCGACCTTCAAAAATTTCATCGCCGGCTCCTGGGTCGAGCCCGCCACGGGTGAGTACTTCGAGAACCGCAACCCGGCGCGCTGGAGCGAGGTGATTGGACTCTGGCCTCGCTCGGGGGCGGAGGATGTGGAGCGGGCGGTGGAGGCGGCGCGGGAGGGCTTCGAGAGGTGGAGCCGCACCCCGGCGCCGGAGCGGGGCGCGGTGCTCAAGCGGGTCGGGGACCTGCTGGTGGAGCGCAAGGAGGAGATCGCTCGCGCCGCCACCCGGGAGATGGGTAAGGTGCTCCTGGAGACGCGCGGCGACGTGCAGGAGGGGATCGACACAGCATACTATGCGAGCACGGAGGGGCGCCGTCTCTTCGGGCGTACCGTGCCGTCGGAGCTACGTGACAAGTGGGCACTGAGTTATCGGCGGCCGATCGGGGTCGCGGGGCTCATCACCCCCTTCAACTTTCCCCTCGCCATCCCCACCTGGAAGATGTTCCCGGCGCTCCTCTGCGGGAACGCCGTCATTCTGAAGCCCGCCGAGGACGTGCCCCACACCTGCACCCTGCTCGTGCAGATCCTGGAGGAGGCGGGCATCCCGCCGGGCGTGGTCAACCTGGTGCACGGGTTCGGCGAGGAGGTCGGCGCCGCGATCGTGAGCCACCCCGGAATCCCGGTGATCTCGTTCACCGGCTCGACCGAGACCGGTCGAGCGATCGGACGGGTCTGCGGAGAGATGCACAAACGCCTCTCGCTCGAGATGGGCGGCAAGAACGCGCAGATCGTCCTGGCGGACGCCGACATGGATCTCGCCCTGGACGGCGTGCTCTGGGGAGCCTTCGGCACCACGGGGCAACGCTGCACGGCGACGTCGCGGCTGATCCTGCAGGACGAGATCCACGATTCGTTCCTGGAGCGGCTCATCGACCGTGCCCGGACGCTGCGGTTGGGAGACGGTCTCCTGCCGGAAGTGGAGGTGGGCCCGCTGATCCACGAAGAGGCGCTGCGGAAGGTCGAACGCTACGTGGAGATCGGTCGGGAGGAGGCCGAATTGGTGATGGGTGGTGAGCGGGCGAGCGGCGACGGGCTGGATGATGGTTGGTTCTTCCAGCCCACGATCTTCGTGGATGTGCGCCCCGGATCGAGGCTGGCCACGGAAGAGATCTTCGGGCCCGTGCTGTCGGTGATCCGCGTGCGTGACCTGGACGAGGCCATCCGGGTGAACAACGAAGTTCGCTACGGATTGTCGAGCTCGATCTACACACGGGACGTGCGCTCCGCTTTCCGGGCGCTGGAGGAGCTCGACAACGGGATCACCTACGTGAACGCGCCCACGATCGGGGCGGAGGCCCATCTTCCCTTTGGTGGCGTGAAGGAGACCGGCAACGGCCACCGCGAAGGCGGGTGGGAGGTCTACGAATTCTACTCGGAGACCAAGGTCTGCTACGTCGATTTCTCCGGGAAGCTGCAGCGGGCGCAAATCGACAACTACGCCTCCTCCCCGTACTGA
- a CDS encoding sigma-54 dependent transcriptional regulator: MARILVVDDEEGIRRVLSQLLEYEGHEVRSAAGAAECLAAYPEFRPHLTFLDVKMARMDGLETLTRLRELDPGALVVMISGHGTIETAVEATRRGAYDFLEKPLDTDRILVLLRNALQQRGLLEENARLRGEVESRYEIVGKSFAIRQVLERVERVAPTDARVLITGENGTGKELVARAIHRLSSRAAKPFVEVNCAAIPTELIESELFGHVKGSFTGAHEDRTGKFELADGGTLFLDEVGDMSLAAQAKVLRALQEGVITRVGGARPVKVDVRVLAATNKDLANEIKEGRFREDLFHRLNVIPLHVPPLRERREDIPMLVQHFAELAVREAAVGQKQFTPEAIARLQQMEWSGNVRELRNSVERLLILTAGPTVTEREVDLYVGGRSSNSGLSADLLSCTTFGEFKEAAEKAFILHRLRENDWNVSETARILDMPRSNLYKKIEKYELVREE, translated from the coding sequence ATGGCTCGAATTCTGGTCGTCGACGACGAAGAGGGAATCCGTCGCGTTCTCAGCCAGTTGCTGGAGTACGAAGGGCACGAGGTGCGTTCGGCCGCTGGCGCCGCCGAATGCCTCGCTGCGTACCCGGAATTCCGTCCTCATCTCACCTTTCTGGACGTGAAGATGGCGCGGATGGACGGGTTGGAGACGCTCACCCGGCTGCGAGAGCTCGATCCTGGTGCGCTGGTGGTGATGATCAGCGGTCACGGGACGATCGAGACCGCGGTGGAGGCCACCCGCAGAGGCGCCTACGACTTCCTCGAGAAGCCGCTGGACACCGACAGGATCCTGGTTCTCCTGCGTAATGCCCTGCAGCAACGGGGTCTGCTCGAGGAGAACGCTCGTCTGCGCGGCGAGGTGGAGAGCCGCTACGAGATCGTGGGGAAGAGCTTCGCTATCCGGCAGGTACTGGAGCGAGTAGAGCGGGTGGCTCCCACCGATGCTCGCGTGCTGATCACGGGGGAGAACGGTACCGGCAAGGAACTGGTCGCCCGGGCAATCCATCGGCTTTCCTCCCGCGCCGCGAAGCCCTTCGTGGAGGTGAACTGCGCCGCCATCCCCACCGAACTGATCGAGTCGGAGCTGTTCGGGCACGTGAAGGGCTCCTTCACCGGTGCCCACGAGGATCGAACCGGCAAGTTCGAGCTCGCCGACGGTGGGACGCTCTTCCTGGATGAGGTGGGCGACATGAGCCTCGCCGCGCAGGCGAAGGTCTTGCGGGCGCTCCAGGAGGGAGTGATCACCCGGGTGGGTGGGGCGAGACCGGTGAAGGTGGACGTGCGCGTCCTGGCCGCCACCAACAAGGATCTGGCGAACGAGATCAAGGAGGGGCGCTTCCGGGAGGATCTCTTCCACCGCCTCAACGTGATCCCCCTGCACGTTCCGCCGCTGCGCGAGCGTCGCGAAGACATCCCCATGCTGGTGCAGCACTTCGCCGAGCTCGCCGTGCGCGAGGCCGCGGTGGGCCAGAAGCAGTTCACGCCCGAGGCGATTGCCCGGCTCCAGCAGATGGAATGGTCGGGCAACGTGCGCGAGCTGCGCAACAGCGTGGAGCGCCTGCTGATCCTGACCGCCGGCCCCACCGTGACCGAGCGGGAGGTGGATCTCTACGTGGGAGGGCGCTCGTCGAACTCCGGGCTGTCCGCCGACCTCCTCTCCTGTACCACTTTCGGTGAGTTCAAGGAAGCGGCGGAGAAGGCCTTCATCCTGCATCGGCTGCGGGAGAACGACTGGAACGTCTCCGAGACCGCGCGCATCCTCGACATGCCTCGCTCGAACCTCTACAAGAAGATCGAGAAGTACGAGCTGGTGAGGGAGGAGTGA
- a CDS encoding aminotransferase class V-fold PLP-dependent enzyme has protein sequence MSEPVYLDFAATAAVRPVEVVEAVTRYLHDVGATPGRSGHARAVEAGRIALRCRMALAELFGISGDPGRIAFQFNATHALNTALHGLLSPGDRLVRTHYDHNSVRRPAVALARFGVEVVVLAGYEDGRIDLDEARALIAGSRPARVVALPHVSNVLGQRLPVRALADLAHEVGAVVVLDAAQSAGHLPVNVEREGVDLLAFTGHKGLLGPQGIGGLWVREGIDVRPLLRGGTGGDSLLEEMPEAYPDHLEAGSGNGPGIAGLLAGVEWLSRRGIEALHRSEQALKQRLHAGLARIPGIRVRSPLDPEGVGIVTFTSERMAAADLAARLEREHGVQCRAGLHCAPEAHRVLGTLEEGAVRFSLGWASTQEDVERAIAAVARLHEPL, from the coding sequence ATGAGCGAGCCTGTCTACCTCGACTTCGCGGCTACCGCGGCCGTCCGCCCCGTCGAGGTGGTGGAGGCGGTCACGCGCTACCTCCACGACGTCGGGGCCACTCCGGGACGCTCAGGGCACGCGCGCGCCGTGGAGGCGGGTCGCATCGCCCTGCGCTGTCGCATGGCGCTCGCCGAGCTGTTCGGCATTTCCGGCGACCCCGGGCGGATCGCCTTCCAGTTCAACGCCACCCACGCCCTGAACACCGCCCTGCACGGGCTCCTCTCTCCGGGCGACCGCCTGGTGCGCACCCACTACGACCACAACTCGGTGCGTCGGCCCGCTGTAGCGCTCGCGCGATTCGGGGTCGAGGTGGTGGTGCTCGCCGGTTACGAGGATGGGCGGATCGATCTCGACGAGGCCCGCGCCCTGATTGCCGGATCGCGTCCCGCCCGCGTGGTGGCGCTTCCGCACGTCTCGAACGTGCTCGGCCAGCGGCTGCCGGTTCGCGCGCTGGCGGACCTGGCGCACGAGGTGGGCGCCGTGGTCGTGCTCGACGCGGCGCAGAGCGCGGGACACCTCCCGGTGAACGTGGAGCGGGAGGGCGTGGATCTACTCGCCTTCACCGGCCACAAGGGCCTGCTCGGCCCGCAGGGGATCGGGGGGCTCTGGGTCCGCGAAGGGATCGACGTTCGACCCTTGCTGCGAGGAGGCACCGGGGGGGACTCGCTCCTGGAGGAGATGCCCGAGGCGTACCCCGACCACCTGGAAGCTGGGAGCGGCAACGGTCCGGGGATCGCCGGGCTGCTCGCGGGGGTAGAGTGGCTCTCGCGGCGAGGGATCGAGGCGCTCCACCGGTCGGAGCAGGCGCTGAAGCAACGGCTCCACGCCGGACTCGCACGAATTCCGGGGATCAGGGTACGATCGCCGCTGGATCCCGAGGGCGTGGGCATCGTGACCTTCACCTCCGAGCGGATGGCCGCCGCGGACCTCGCCGCTCGCCTGGAGCGGGAGCACGGGGTCCAGTGTCGTGCCGGATTGCACTGCGCTCCCGAAGCGCACCGGGTGCTCGGCACGCTGGAAGAGGGTGCCGTTCGCTTCTCCCTGGGGTGGGCGAGCACCCAAGAGGATGTGGAGCGGGCGATCGCCGCCGTAGCCCGACTGCACGAACCCCTGTAA